One window from the genome of Kryptolebias marmoratus isolate JLee-2015 linkage group LG1, ASM164957v2, whole genome shotgun sequence encodes:
- the slc38a2 gene encoding sodium-coupled neutral amino acid transporter 2, with product MPGDRQPPAEMKRLSAAPDDDSSSTNSNDFQYSGFVKKVPLDGQYPDLDAESQNFLPEVNSGKKKYETEYHQGSASFGMSVFNLGNAIMGSGILGLSWAMANTGIALFVILLVAVAVFSLYSVHLLLKTANEGGARVYEELGQKAFGFPGKLAASCAITMQNIGAMSSYLYIIKYELPIVIQAFTGANNDEWYINGDYLVLLVSLSIILPLSLLRNLGYLGYTSGLSLLCMVFFLIVVIIKKFQIPCPLPMPESSNETAHRMNASFSSVNSTDDEDTCTPKYVVFNSQTVYALPILIFAFVCHPTILPMYEELKDRSRRKMQNVANVSFLAMFVMYLLAAVFGYLTFNIHVEAELLHTYSRFYKKDVLLLVVRLAVLAAVTLTVPVVLFPIRTSVSHLLCPNKDFSWIRHIIITMVLLGGTNLLVIFVPTIKDIFCFFGASAASMLIFILPSAFYIKLVKKEPINSKQKIGAILFLIGGIVVMVGSMSLIIVDWAMNSGGGDDGH from the exons ATGCCCGGCGACAGACAGCCCCCAGCCGAGATGAAGCGCCTGAGCGCCGCGCCGGACGACGACAGCAGCAGCACCAACAGCAACGACTTCCAGTACTCCGGCTTCGTCAAGAAGGTCCCCCTGGACGG CCAGTATCCCGACCTGGACGCCGAGAGCCAAAACTTCCTCCCAGAGGTGAATTCGGGCAAGAAGAAGTATGAGACGGAATAC cACCAAGGCAGCGCTTCCTTCGGGATGTCCGTCTTCAACCTGGGCAATGCCATCATGGGCAGCGGCATCCTGGGTCTGTCCTGGGCCATGGCCAACACGGGCATCGCCCTGTTTGT GATTCTCCTCGTGGCCGTCGCCGTCTTCTCCCTGTACTCTgtccacctgctgctgaagacGGCCAACGAAGGAG GCGCCCGCGTTTACGAGGAGCTGGGCCAAAAGGCCTTCGGGTTCCCCGGCAAGCTCGCAGCCTCCTGCGCCATCACCATGCAGAACATCGGAG CCATGTCCAGCTACCTCTACATCATCAAATACGAGCTGCCCATCGTCATTCAGGCGTTCACAGGAGCCAACAACGA TGAATGGTACATCAACGGAGACTACCTTGTGCTGCTGGTGTCCCTCAGCATCATCCTGCCCCTCTCGCTGCTCAGAAACCTGG gttaccttgGTTACACCAGTGGTCTGTCGCTCCTCTGCATGGTGTTCTTCCTGATCGTG GTGATCATCAAGAAGTTCCAGATCCCGTGCCCTCTGCCGATGCCCGAGTCCTCGAACGAAACCGCGCACAGGATGAACGCCAGCTTCAGCAGCGTCAACTCCACAGACGACGAGGACACCTGCACGCCAAAATACGTGGTCTTCAACTCCCAG acgGTCTATGCTTTACCCATCCTTATCTTTGCCTTCGTGTGCCACCCCACCATCCTGCCCATGTACGAGGAGCTCAAAGA TCGCTCTCGGCGAAAGATGCAGAACGTCGCCAACGTGTCCTTCCTGGCCATGTTCGTCATGTACCTGCTGGCCGCCGTCTTCGGATACCTCACCTTCAACA TCCACGTGGAAGCCGAGCTGCTGCACACGTACTCCAGGTTCTACAAGAAGGACGTCCTTCTGCTGGTCGTCCGTCTGGCCGTGCTGGCCGCCGTCACGCTCACGGTTCCCGTCGTGCTCTTCCCC ATCCGTACGTCGGTCAGCCACCTCCTGTGCCCCAACAAGGACTTCAGCTGGATCCGccacatcatcatcaccatgGTCCTGCTGGGCGGCACCAACCTCCTGGTCATCTTCGTCCCCACCATCAAGGACATCTTCTGCTTCTTTG GTGCCTCCGCTGCTTCGATGCTGATCTTCATCCTGCCCTCGGCTTTCTACATCAAACTGGTCAAGAAGGAGCCGATCAACTCTAAACAAAAGATTGGG GCCATCTTGTTCCTGATCGGTGGAATTGTCGTCATGGTGGGCAGCATGAGTCTCATCATCGTGGACTGGGCCATGAACAGCGGCGGCGGCGATGACGGACACTAA